Proteins encoded together in one Aminipila butyrica window:
- a CDS encoding amidoligase family protein has translation MDMKDQRFGIEVELTGITRKAAADIAAAYFGTTAVYDGSYYDTYAAIDSQGRKWKFMSDASITPQRKDGRQTVSASSEYKTEMVSPICRWEDIEKVQELVRKLREAGAIANSSCGIHVHVDASPFDANTLRNITNIMAAKEDLIYKALQVSVARQHRWCKPVDNRFLEELNRRKPRTLDQVGRIWYNGESRSNIHYDDSRYHCLNLHSVFQKGTVEFRLFNGTTHAGKIKAYIQLCMAISAQALNQRCASRTKTQTTNEKYTFRTWLLRLGLIGDEFKTAREHLLKNLDGCIAWRDPAQAEKQKERMRQKKEKELEQARQTSTEVQPTAPEPTEAEAEDAPAFTMRM, from the coding sequence ATGGACATGAAAGATCAGCGGTTCGGTATTGAGGTAGAGCTGACCGGCATCACCCGTAAGGCTGCCGCCGATATTGCCGCCGCCTATTTCGGCACAACGGCTGTGTATGATGGTAGCTATTACGACACCTATGCCGCTATTGACTCCCAAGGCCGTAAGTGGAAATTTATGAGTGATGCCAGTATTACGCCGCAGAGAAAGGATGGCAGACAGACGGTATCGGCCTCTTCGGAATATAAAACGGAGATGGTCAGCCCCATCTGCCGCTGGGAGGACATCGAAAAAGTACAGGAGCTGGTACGAAAGCTCCGGGAAGCCGGTGCCATTGCCAACAGCTCCTGCGGCATCCATGTTCATGTGGATGCCTCGCCCTTTGATGCGAATACTTTGCGGAATATCACCAACATCATGGCCGCCAAGGAGGATTTGATTTACAAGGCGCTTCAGGTGTCCGTGGCCAGACAGCACCGCTGGTGCAAGCCGGTGGATAACCGGTTTCTGGAGGAACTGAACCGTAGAAAGCCTCGCACACTGGATCAGGTCGGTCGTATTTGGTACAACGGCGAGAGCCGCAGCAACATCCACTATGATGACAGCCGGTACCACTGTTTGAATCTTCATTCTGTGTTCCAGAAAGGTACGGTGGAGTTCCGTTTGTTCAACGGAACCACTCATGCCGGAAAAATCAAGGCCTACATTCAGCTGTGCATGGCTATTTCCGCACAGGCGCTCAATCAGCGCTGTGCCAGCCGTACAAAGACACAGACCACCAACGAAAAGTACACCTTTCGCACTTGGCTGCTGCGCTTGGGGCTGATCGGGGATGAATTCAAGACCGCCCGTGAGCATCTGCTGAAGAATCTGGATGGCTGCATCGCTTGGCGTGATCCGGCGCAGGCAGAAAAGCAAAAGGAACGAATGCGGCAGAAAAAAGAAAAAGAGCTGGAGCAGGCACGGCAGACTTCCACAGAAGTGCAGCCTACCGCTCCCGAACCAACCGAAGCCGAGGCAGAAGATGCCCCGGCTTTTACTATGCGTATGTAA
- a CDS encoding gamma-glutamylcyclotransferase family protein, whose translation MAKSRLYIAYGSNLHLPQMAFRCPTAKVVGASEVKGYELLFRGGSRGAVATIEPLEGSSVPVLLWKIRPQDELSLDRYEGYPNFYRKEMLEVELNGKPVNAMVYIMNDGREFGAPSDFYLHTIAEGYETAGFDTDFLDQAMEKSIRLAQEQQDAEDAQFNLWQQKWW comes from the coding sequence ATGGCTAAATCCCGTTTATACATTGCCTATGGCAGCAATCTTCATCTGCCGCAGATGGCATTCCGCTGCCCCACCGCCAAGGTGGTGGGAGCCAGCGAGGTCAAAGGATATGAGCTGCTGTTCCGTGGCGGCAGCCGTGGAGCCGTTGCTACTATTGAGCCGCTGGAGGGCAGCTCCGTACCTGTGCTTCTATGGAAAATCAGGCCGCAGGATGAGCTTTCCCTCGACCGTTATGAGGGCTACCCGAATTTTTACCGCAAGGAAATGCTGGAGGTGGAGCTGAACGGTAAGCCTGTGAATGCAATGGTGTACATCATGAATGACGGCAGGGAGTTCGGCGCACCCTCGGATTTTTATCTCCACACCATTGCCGAGGGCTATGAAACCGCAGGCTTTGATACGGATTTTTTGGATCAGGCGATGGAGAAATCCATCCGTCTGGCGCAGGAGCAGCAGGATGCGGAGGATGCGCAGTTCAACCTTTGGCAGCAGAAATGGTGGTGA
- a CDS encoding C40 family peptidase, which produces MADPATITLAVKAAIAAATDKRTWKTVGVVIAAILTPFILIIVMIMSLLSGTADHNNSAVDLSFHGGSISSQVPAEYRQYIEDMRGSFSDLDEAVSEITPMIESGSIDSTRMKSIFYSLYFGAENLRINASDYRAFADCFVRYEERTRTVTDADGNETEETYTVAVPITDPNEIYANLESSLGRTITEENRINAQQIYSHAKYGRAIPGAEDGEYPGEMGDGTYQVLMEEAQKYIGYPYVWGGSSPQTSFDCSGYVCWVYSKSGVYYLPRTTASGIFNQCAVISREEAKPGDLVFFQGTYASAGIISHIGIYVGNGQMLHCGSPIGYADLNSRYWRSHFYAYGRLK; this is translated from the coding sequence ATGGCAGACCCGGCAACCATTACCCTTGCGGTGAAAGCGGCAATCGCCGCTGCTACCGACAAACGGACATGGAAAACGGTGGGAGTGGTCATCGCCGCCATCCTCACCCCGTTTATTTTAATCATCGTCATGATCATGAGCCTGCTGTCCGGTACCGCAGACCATAACAATTCTGCTGTGGATTTGAGCTTTCACGGCGGCAGTATCTCCTCACAGGTGCCAGCGGAGTACCGGCAGTACATCGAGGATATGCGGGGCAGCTTCTCTGATTTGGATGAAGCTGTGTCTGAGATTACGCCCATGATCGAAAGCGGCAGCATCGACAGCACCCGCATGAAGTCGATTTTTTATTCTCTGTATTTCGGCGCTGAAAACCTGCGGATAAACGCTTCCGATTACCGAGCCTTTGCGGATTGCTTTGTCCGCTACGAGGAGCGCACCCGCACCGTCACCGATGCGGATGGCAACGAAACGGAGGAAACCTACACGGTGGCTGTCCCCATTACCGATCCGAATGAAATATATGCAAATCTTGAAAGCTCCCTCGGCAGAACCATTACAGAGGAAAACAGGATCAATGCACAGCAGATTTACTCCCATGCCAAGTATGGCAGAGCTATCCCCGGTGCGGAGGATGGAGAATATCCCGGAGAGATGGGCGATGGTACCTATCAGGTGTTGATGGAGGAAGCCCAAAAATATATCGGCTACCCGTATGTTTGGGGCGGCTCTTCTCCGCAGACTTCCTTTGACTGCTCCGGTTATGTGTGCTGGGTCTATTCGAAATCAGGCGTATATTATCTGCCCCGCACCACGGCATCGGGTATTTTTAATCAGTGTGCTGTGATCTCCCGTGAGGAAGCAAAGCCCGGAGATTTGGTGTTTTTCCAAGGAACCTATGCCTCAGCCGGAATCATAAGCCACATCGGAATCTATGTTGGGAACGGTCAGATGCTGCACTGTGGAAGTCCAATCGGCTATGCGGATCTAAACAGCCGCTATTGGCGCAGCCACTTTTATGCTTACGGCAGGCTCAAATAG
- a CDS encoding DUF6329 domain-containing protein, whose protein sequence is MKAIFERKASDFDLWSFEVSKTIRLPAEVFEAVLQKPMRDYDFIQDNIAQMHCDSSGVYHCLLLTGEDRKDGLLVESEGYGYCRYASYVPDISALTSPALQHLNERMTAAADYIVSTGTQNTTEGNWIISFDELAQQTGFEHDFNSMDTLLDMLHEREEVANVELGDTAIDVCYYLDFCPQYGGHPEEAEPGQLSESAAPVSRLKELLHLHWEDIHLLHKDVEVQPATIVELDEHTLTDAGKAGLG, encoded by the coding sequence ATGAAAGCGATTTTTGAACGGAAGGCCTCAGATTTCGATCTGTGGAGCTTTGAGGTATCAAAAACCATTCGGCTTCCCGCTGAAGTTTTTGAAGCCGTGCTGCAAAAACCTATGAGGGATTACGACTTTATTCAGGACAATATAGCGCAGATGCACTGCGACAGCAGTGGTGTGTATCACTGCCTGCTGCTGACCGGCGAGGACAGAAAAGACGGATTGCTGGTGGAATCGGAGGGCTATGGCTACTGCCGGTACGCCTCCTATGTTCCCGATATTTCCGCTCTTACCTCCCCGGCCTTGCAGCACCTCAACGAACGGATGACAGCCGCAGCTGACTACATCGTATCCACTGGAACTCAGAATACGACTGAGGGCAACTGGATCATTAGCTTTGATGAGCTGGCACAGCAAACCGGCTTTGAGCATGATTTTAACAGCATGGATACGCTACTGGATATGCTCCATGAGCGTGAAGAAGTGGCAAATGTAGAGCTGGGCGACACCGCCATTGACGTGTGCTATTACCTTGATTTCTGTCCGCAGTATGGCGGTCACCCGGAGGAAGCAGAGCCGGGACAGCTATCGGAATCCGCTGCGCCTGTCAGCAGACTGAAAGAATTGCTCCATCTTCATTGGGAGGATATTCATCTGCTTCACAAGGATGTGGAGGTACAGCCTGCCACCATCGTGGAGCTGGATGAGCATACCCTGACCGATGCCGGGAAAGCGGGCTTGGGCTGA
- a CDS encoding DUF6103 family protein translates to MKKATLTVSFDSEKLDALTYHMSKKDADLQTELEDTVQKLYEKHVPQATREYIDDKLSREAATKQKPQRPVRPAAAGGSDNRLV, encoded by the coding sequence ATGAAAAAAGCAACACTGACCGTCAGCTTTGACAGCGAAAAGCTGGATGCCCTGACCTACCACATGAGCAAAAAGGATGCAGATTTGCAGACGGAGCTGGAGGATACTGTCCAAAAGCTCTATGAAAAGCACGTTCCGCAGGCCACCCGTGAATACATTGACGATAAGCTCTCCCGTGAGGCCGCCACCAAACAGAAGCCCCAAAGGCCGGTTCGCCCTGCTGCGGCAGGCGGCTCTGACAACAGGCTGGTGTAA
- a CDS encoding ribbon-helix-helix domain-containing protein, producing the protein MAKEPEKIRTGFYIEKEVLDRCDELLEQANVKSRNEFVTEALRFYCGYLTSQKIENYLLQSLSSVLVSAIRDTENRLARMDFKIATELSKLSHVVAYTHAIDEQALQSLHLKCVEEVKRINGAVDFEDAYNYQKRRT; encoded by the coding sequence ATGGCAAAGGAACCGGAAAAAATCCGCACCGGCTTTTATATCGAAAAGGAAGTGCTGGATCGGTGCGATGAGCTGCTGGAGCAGGCCAACGTGAAATCCCGAAATGAATTTGTCACCGAGGCGTTGAGGTTTTACTGCGGCTATCTTACCTCGCAGAAAATTGAAAACTATTTGCTGCAGAGCTTATCGTCCGTCCTCGTCAGTGCCATTCGAGATACGGAAAACCGTCTGGCCAGAATGGATTTCAAAATCGCTACCGAGCTGTCCAAGCTCTCTCATGTGGTAGCGTATACCCATGCGATTGACGAGCAGGCACTGCAAAGCCTACACTTAAAATGTGTGGAGGAAGTGAAACGAATCAACGGTGCGGTTGATTTTGAGGACGCATATAACTACCAAAAGCGGCGAACCTAA
- a CDS encoding RidA family protein — MNNNVVTRLSSSGKISKAVGNYTHITKIKPNSTFYTFSGQIGADLSGNIPEEFNQQVKNTFINIANLLNSVDLKSDNVIKVNIWSTEEIDWDYFDKIYGDFFGEIPPSMTIAYVNALGLETIKIEIEIWAAG; from the coding sequence ATGAATAACAATGTAGTTACAAGATTATCTTCATCAGGAAAAATAAGCAAAGCAGTAGGAAATTATACTCATATAACTAAAATTAAGCCAAATTCAACATTTTATACATTTTCAGGTCAAATTGGAGCAGATTTGAGCGGAAATATTCCTGAAGAGTTTAATCAACAAGTAAAGAATACATTTATAAATATAGCAAATCTCCTGAACAGTGTAGATTTGAAGTCGGATAATGTTATAAAGGTAAATATATGGTCAACAGAAGAAATTGATTGGGATTATTTTGATAAGATATATGGTGATTTTTTCGGAGAAATCCCTCCTTCTATGACAATTGCTTATGTAAATGCTTTAGGTTTAGAAACAATAAAAATAGAAATAGAAATATGGGCGGCAGGATAA
- the mobP3 gene encoding MobP3 family relaxase — MPKIIFTSQYMRDAPPAQLENYVKYIGTREGVEKIDESKLLLLATVKQQQLIHQLIRDIPSTKEMLEYADYCENPTIGNATEFISLALEQNLNLIGKRENYVEYIAGRPRVERIGEHGLFTDAGVPVVLARVQEDVCKHKGAVWTHVISLRREDAARLGYDSGKQWQDLLRSKKAMLCKHMKIDSENLRWYAAFHNESHHPHVHLMVYSAKDNDGFLTEPAIEAMRSELAHDIFRQDFAHIYEHQNEARNQLKQSAAEVMAELLSQVQDHVCENKAIEVDLLLLSKRLQNTGGKKVYGFLKADVKAIIDRIVDELAKEERIDKLYRTWNDWQNEILKTYTNKLPPLPPLSQQKQFKSIKNMVIAEALRFRSHHVSFEDEAAPEPEMSEPADVYPDDRLFILEAELGNALAMHDLGRMFADGLERDIDLQTAHVWYEKALTAFLSAKEERPKPYLEYRIGKMYAAGLGTEQDYGQAASWFQEAVDKNHKYAQYSLGSLYYRGPGVSQNYAEALRLYTLSANQGNPYADYELAKMYRDGVGTPVDAALSKQYFKAAFSGFYRLEKDSHDDKLQYRLGQMLYTGIGTDKDVQAAISYLGKSAQLGNINAQYLLGKVYLENDIGNPAQAVAWMIKAADAGNAGAQYALGKLYRDGTHMEKDIPKAVAMFTAAAEQKNEYAAYQLGRLYLSGEDISKNVSEAVKWLTLSSNLGNAYAQYALAKLYLSGDGVRKDVGEAIRLLTLSAEKKNEYAAYQLGKLYLQGEDVPRDKEKSLYWLGQSAAQGNIYAQYLIDNINSYRNPSVLLAATRLMHQLENLFREDYRRTAGAAADHIDRKRRRKLQEKKQAQGHKRDDHVSQQIHL; from the coding sequence ATGCCGAAAATCATATTCACCTCGCAATATATGCGGGATGCTCCACCCGCTCAGCTTGAAAACTATGTGAAGTACATTGGTACCCGTGAGGGTGTAGAAAAAATTGATGAGAGCAAGCTGCTGCTTCTGGCTACCGTAAAGCAACAGCAGCTCATCCATCAGCTCATCCGAGATATTCCCTCTACCAAGGAAATGCTGGAGTATGCTGATTACTGTGAGAACCCCACCATCGGCAATGCTACCGAATTTATCTCCCTTGCCTTGGAACAGAATCTCAACCTCATCGGTAAGCGCGAAAATTATGTGGAGTACATCGCTGGCCGTCCCCGTGTGGAGCGTATCGGTGAGCATGGTCTATTCACCGATGCCGGAGTGCCGGTGGTGCTGGCTCGGGTGCAGGAGGATGTGTGCAAACACAAAGGCGCTGTCTGGACTCATGTCATCAGTCTGCGCCGGGAAGATGCCGCAAGGCTTGGTTATGACAGTGGTAAGCAGTGGCAGGATTTACTCCGCAGCAAAAAAGCTATGCTCTGCAAACATATGAAAATCGACAGTGAGAATCTGCGATGGTATGCCGCTTTTCATAATGAAAGCCATCATCCCCATGTGCATCTCATGGTCTACTCCGCCAAAGACAATGATGGATTTCTCACCGAGCCTGCTATCGAAGCTATGCGCTCAGAGCTGGCGCACGATATTTTCCGTCAGGACTTCGCCCATATTTATGAGCATCAGAATGAAGCCCGCAATCAGCTTAAACAAAGTGCCGCTGAGGTGATGGCTGAACTGCTTTCACAGGTACAAGATCATGTTTGTGAAAACAAAGCCATCGAAGTGGATCTGCTGCTATTATCGAAACGGCTTCAAAACACAGGGGGCAAAAAGGTATATGGGTTCCTCAAGGCAGATGTGAAAGCTATCATTGACCGCATCGTGGATGAGCTTGCCAAGGAGGAACGCATCGATAAGCTGTACCGAACATGGAACGACTGGCAGAATGAAATTCTAAAGACCTATACCAATAAGCTGCCACCCCTCCCTCCGCTCTCTCAGCAGAAACAATTTAAAAGCATTAAAAACATGGTGATTGCCGAAGCGTTGCGCTTCAGAAGTCACCATGTTTCATTTGAGGATGAAGCTGCGCCGGAACCGGAGATGTCCGAGCCTGCGGATGTTTATCCGGATGATCGGCTGTTCATTCTTGAAGCAGAACTTGGAAATGCTCTGGCCATGCATGACCTCGGCAGGATGTTTGCGGACGGCTTGGAACGTGATATTGATTTACAGACAGCTCATGTTTGGTACGAAAAAGCCCTGACCGCTTTTTTATCCGCAAAGGAAGAAAGGCCAAAGCCCTATCTGGAATACCGCATTGGAAAAATGTACGCTGCCGGTCTCGGTACAGAGCAGGACTATGGGCAGGCCGCCTCATGGTTTCAGGAGGCAGTGGATAAGAACCACAAATACGCCCAATATTCTCTCGGCAGTCTGTACTATCGTGGTCCGGGTGTTTCACAGAATTATGCGGAGGCGCTCCGCCTCTATACTCTCTCTGCCAATCAAGGAAATCCCTATGCGGATTATGAGCTTGCCAAGATGTATCGTGACGGTGTCGGTACGCCGGTGGATGCCGCTTTATCCAAGCAGTATTTCAAAGCCGCCTTTTCCGGATTTTATCGCCTGGAAAAGGACAGCCATGATGACAAGCTACAATACCGCCTCGGTCAGATGCTTTACACCGGAATCGGTACGGATAAGGATGTGCAGGCGGCGATTTCCTACTTAGGAAAATCGGCACAGCTTGGAAATATAAATGCTCAATATCTGCTGGGCAAGGTATATCTGGAAAACGATATTGGCAATCCGGCACAGGCGGTGGCATGGATGATCAAGGCGGCAGATGCCGGAAACGCTGGGGCACAATATGCGCTTGGTAAGCTGTATCGGGATGGTACTCATATGGAGAAAGATATTCCAAAAGCGGTGGCCATGTTTACTGCTGCCGCAGAACAGAAAAACGAATATGCCGCCTATCAGCTCGGCAGGCTTTACCTCTCTGGTGAGGATATCAGTAAAAATGTTTCCGAAGCGGTCAAGTGGCTTACGCTCTCCTCCAATCTCGGCAATGCCTATGCCCAATATGCCTTGGCAAAGCTGTATCTTAGCGGTGATGGCGTTCGCAAGGATGTTGGCGAGGCAATCCGGCTGCTTACCTTATCCGCAGAGAAGAAAAATGAGTATGCAGCCTATCAGCTCGGCAAGCTCTATCTCCAAGGGGAAGATGTTCCCCGTGACAAGGAAAAGAGTCTCTACTGGCTGGGGCAGTCTGCGGCGCAGGGCAATATCTATGCGCAGTATCTGATTGACAACATCAACAGCTATCGCAATCCCTCGGTGTTGCTGGCCGCCACTCGGCTTATGCATCAACTGGAAAATCTGTTCCGTGAGGATTACCGTAGAACCGCCGGAGCTGCCGCTGATCACATCGACCGCAAGCGCAGACGGAAGCTGCAGGAGAAAAAGCAGGCGCAGGGTCACAAGCGTGACGATCATGTATCACAACAAATTCATTTATGA
- a CDS encoding DUF3991 and toprim domain-containing protein, whose protein sequence is MSGYIYFTDEQKERANSVDLVDFLQRQGEKLLPSGRDKRLARDHSITVRGNRWYDHSAQEGSYAIDLVKRLYNLSFPEAVSLLLGGEQGVEYRQHNKSSEPEQRKPFVLPPAHTDMRRVFAYLIKQRCISREVLSEFAREKLLFEDAEYHNAVFVGFDEKGMARHAHKKSTVTDSGFRINVEGSNPAYSFHYISKSPYPHNLFAFEAPIDLLSYISLHPQNWKNASYVALNGVSEQPILKLLGMYPQLDHVVLCLDHDAAGIEATERIYDILMEHGQFAAGQAQSKYKDWNEDLKAQHGFTPIPAEEHPQLLLRDELCEEISKFTWEHQSADCSVDVFRKTLQNCRGNPQQRKNALVKLAGLSVLAATKEYKRISHCRDLSTVESRLKYSFKTYQNHGRLENKLSDIGNSLMPLFLCSQIETQSEKQSCAESFEQLASECLKGAVLVELSIQKAAEKKQEQGGLCLS, encoded by the coding sequence GTGTCAGGCTATATCTATTTTACAGATGAACAAAAGGAGCGAGCCAATTCGGTAGATTTGGTGGACTTCCTCCAGCGGCAAGGCGAAAAACTCCTGCCCTCCGGCAGAGATAAACGACTGGCCAGAGATCACAGTATTACTGTCCGTGGAAACCGCTGGTACGATCACTCCGCTCAGGAGGGCAGCTATGCCATTGACCTTGTGAAACGGCTCTACAACCTATCTTTTCCGGAGGCGGTCAGCCTGCTGCTGGGCGGCGAACAGGGGGTGGAATACCGGCAACACAACAAAAGCAGCGAACCAGAGCAGCGAAAGCCCTTTGTGTTACCGCCTGCCCATACGGATATGCGCCGGGTATTTGCTTATCTGATCAAGCAGCGCTGTATCAGCCGTGAGGTGCTGTCCGAGTTTGCCAGAGAAAAGCTGCTGTTTGAGGATGCTGAATACCACAACGCTGTGTTTGTGGGCTTCGATGAAAAAGGCATGGCCCGTCATGCCCATAAGAAAAGCACGGTGACCGACAGCGGGTTCCGTATCAATGTGGAGGGCAGCAATCCAGCCTACAGCTTTCATTATATATCTAAAAGTCCCTATCCCCATAACCTGTTTGCGTTTGAAGCGCCCATTGATCTGCTATCCTACATTAGCCTACATCCGCAGAACTGGAAAAACGCCAGCTATGTAGCGTTAAACGGTGTGTCTGAACAACCGATCCTGAAGCTGCTGGGGATGTATCCGCAGCTCGATCATGTGGTGCTGTGCCTCGATCACGATGCGGCAGGCATTGAAGCTACCGAGCGCATCTATGATATTTTAATGGAACATGGGCAGTTTGCAGCAGGTCAGGCGCAATCCAAATATAAAGACTGGAATGAGGATTTGAAAGCACAGCACGGTTTCACACCAATTCCTGCCGAGGAACATCCGCAACTGTTACTTCGTGATGAGCTATGTGAAGAAATTAGTAAATTCACATGGGAGCATCAAAGTGCCGACTGCTCCGTTGATGTGTTTCGGAAAACACTGCAAAACTGCCGAGGCAATCCACAGCAGAGGAAAAATGCACTGGTGAAACTGGCTGGTCTCTCTGTGTTGGCTGCTACCAAGGAATACAAGCGCATCAGTCACTGCCGGGATTTGTCCACAGTGGAAAGCAGATTAAAATACAGCTTTAAAACCTATCAAAACCATGGCAGGCTGGAAAACAAACTAAGCGACATTGGAAACTCTCTGATGCCGCTTTTTTTATGCTCCCAAATAGAAACACAAAGCGAAAAACAAAGCTGTGCGGAGAGCTTCGAACAGCTGGCGTCCGAATGCTTAAAGGGCGCTGTCCTCGTGGAGCTTTCCATTCAGAAGGCGGCAGAAAAGAAACAAGAGCAGGGCGGCTTGTGCTTATCATGA
- a CDS encoding type IV secretory system conjugative DNA transfer family protein, giving the protein MQTTQIITLIVIGLGMFTVIGFISLLAHYYTLNGIKSKTVGDGQHGTARFATESEIKRTYAHVPYEPEKWRRGQNLPALQGLVVGCRQKAGSTTALIDNGDIHCLMIGAAGVGKTANFLYPNIEYACACGMSFLCTDTKGDLFRNYAGIAKDYYGYKISVLDLRNPTRSDGDNILQLVNRYMDAYMKNPENLALKAKAEKYAKITAKTIISSSGEDSASYGQNAFFYDAAEGLLTSVILLIAEYCPPEKRHIISVFKMIQDLLAPSPVKNKSQFQLLMDKLPSDHKAKWFAGAALNTADQAMASVLSTAMSRLNAFLDSEMEQSATRS; this is encoded by the coding sequence ATGCAAACAACACAAATTATAACCTTAATTGTAATTGGGCTGGGGATGTTTACTGTCATCGGCTTCATTTCCCTGCTGGCACATTACTATACCTTAAACGGTATCAAATCCAAGACCGTAGGTGACGGTCAGCACGGTACCGCTCGTTTCGCCACAGAAAGCGAAATCAAACGGACATACGCCCATGTACCCTATGAGCCGGAGAAATGGCGGCGTGGGCAAAATCTGCCCGCCCTGCAGGGGCTTGTGGTGGGCTGCAGACAAAAGGCAGGCTCTACCACCGCTCTAATTGATAACGGCGACATTCACTGCCTTATGATCGGCGCTGCCGGTGTAGGTAAAACTGCCAATTTTCTTTATCCCAATATCGAATATGCCTGTGCTTGTGGCATGAGTTTCCTCTGTACTGATACCAAAGGTGACCTGTTCAGAAATTACGCTGGCATCGCAAAAGATTACTATGGCTATAAAATATCGGTGCTGGATCTGCGTAACCCCACCCGCTCGGATGGCGATAACATCCTGCAGCTGGTCAACCGCTATATGGATGCCTACATGAAAAATCCGGAGAACCTCGCTTTAAAAGCCAAGGCCGAGAAGTATGCCAAGATTACCGCCAAGACCATTATCTCCAGCAGCGGCGAGGACTCGGCAAGCTACGGTCAAAATGCATTTTTCTACGATGCCGCCGAAGGTTTGCTGACATCCGTCATCCTGCTGATTGCGGAATACTGTCCTCCGGAGAAGCGGCACATCATATCGGTGTTTAAAATGATACAGGACTTGCTGGCTCCCTCGCCGGTGAAGAATAAAAGCCAGTTCCAGCTTCTGATGGATAAGCTGCCGTCTGACCATAAGGCAAAATGGTTTGCGGGAGCAGCACTAAATACCGCAGACCAAGCGATGGCTTCGGTACTGTCCACAGCTATGTCAAGGCTCAATGCGTTTCTGGATTCAGAGATGGAGCAAAGTGCGACACGTTCCTAA